A window of Xylophilus sp. GW821-FHT01B05 contains these coding sequences:
- a CDS encoding branched-chain amino acid ABC transporter ATP-binding protein/permease — protein MTSTTLPSSPVATRSLPRRFGALALVAVLISLPLLPLPDFWIIQLNYIGIYALPVLGLVLLTGVGGLTSFGQAAFVGIGAYTTAYLTVNLGLSPWLTLFIGLGLTGISALVIGAITLRMSGHYLPLATIAWALSLYYLMGNLDALGKYDGILGVKGLQWFGLEIGQLRVFYALVWALVLLAAFALIRLLDSRTGRAIRTLAGGTQMAEAMGINTLRHKVGIFVLAALFASVSGWLFAHFQRTVNPSPFGLKMGIEYLFMAVLGGVAQVWGAIAGSGIVKLLEDQLQVLLPKLIGTSGSYEVIVFGILLVLVLKYLPDGLWDFVDRRLPRPPRAVDWQDAEPLPARARPAPGSVVLQVEAIRKTFGGLVAVNDISFSARAGEIVGLIGPNGAGKSTTFNLITGVLSLSGGAVRFRGESVGGLGARRIAQRGVSRTFQHVKMIADMTVLENVALGAHLRSRKGALAAMLRTDRTEERRLFKEAQRQLERVGMGEHLHQLAGNLAMGQQRLLEIARALCADPALLLLDEPAAGLRHKEKQALAAVLRQLRGEGMGILLVEHDMGLVMDVCDRLVVMEFGTHLMEGTPAEVQQSPKVRAAYLGTEH, from the coding sequence ATGACCAGCACCACCCTGCCCTCTTCCCCCGTGGCCACGCGCAGCCTGCCACGCCGCTTCGGCGCCCTGGCGCTGGTCGCGGTGCTGATCTCGCTGCCGCTGCTGCCCCTGCCGGATTTCTGGATCATCCAGCTCAACTACATCGGCATCTACGCGCTGCCGGTGCTGGGCCTGGTGCTGCTCACCGGCGTGGGCGGCCTCACTTCCTTCGGCCAGGCGGCCTTTGTCGGCATAGGCGCCTACACCACGGCCTACCTTACGGTGAACCTGGGCCTGTCGCCCTGGCTCACGCTGTTCATCGGCCTGGGGCTGACTGGCATCAGTGCACTGGTGATTGGCGCGATCACGCTGCGCATGTCCGGCCATTACCTGCCGCTGGCGACCATTGCCTGGGCGCTGTCGCTCTATTACCTGATGGGCAACCTGGACGCGCTCGGCAAATACGACGGCATCCTGGGCGTCAAGGGCCTGCAGTGGTTCGGGCTTGAGATCGGGCAACTGCGCGTGTTCTATGCGCTGGTGTGGGCGCTGGTGCTGCTGGCCGCGTTTGCGCTGATCCGGCTGCTGGATTCGCGTACCGGCCGTGCCATTCGCACGCTGGCCGGCGGCACGCAAATGGCCGAGGCCATGGGCATCAACACGCTGCGCCACAAGGTCGGCATCTTTGTGCTGGCAGCGCTGTTCGCCTCTGTCTCGGGCTGGCTGTTTGCGCACTTCCAGCGCACGGTCAACCCATCGCCCTTTGGCCTGAAGATGGGCATCGAGTACCTGTTCATGGCGGTGCTGGGCGGCGTGGCCCAGGTCTGGGGCGCAATTGCCGGCTCGGGCATCGTCAAGCTGCTGGAAGACCAGTTGCAGGTACTGCTGCCCAAGCTGATCGGCACCAGCGGCAGCTACGAGGTGATCGTGTTCGGCATCCTGCTGGTGCTGGTGCTCAAGTACCTGCCCGACGGGCTCTGGGACTTTGTCGACCGGCGCCTGCCGCGCCCACCGCGTGCGGTCGATTGGCAAGACGCCGAGCCACTGCCCGCGCGCGCGCGCCCGGCGCCGGGTTCGGTGGTGCTGCAGGTGGAGGCCATACGCAAGACCTTTGGCGGGCTGGTGGCGGTGAACGACATCAGCTTTAGCGCCCGTGCGGGCGAAATCGTCGGCCTGATCGGGCCCAACGGCGCGGGCAAGTCCACCACCTTCAACCTGATCACCGGCGTGCTGTCCCTCTCTGGCGGCGCGGTGCGCTTTCGCGGTGAATCGGTCGGTGGCCTGGGCGCGCGGCGCATTGCGCAGCGCGGTGTCTCGCGCACCTTCCAGCACGTGAAGATGATCGCCGACATGACGGTGCTGGAGAACGTCGCCTTGGGCGCGCACCTGCGCAGCCGCAAGGGCGCGCTGGCCGCCATGCTGCGCACCGACCGCACCGAAGAGCGCCGCCTGTTCAAAGAAGCCCAACGCCAGCTGGAGCGCGTGGGCATGGGCGAACACCTGCACCAGCTCGCCGGCAACCTGGCCATGGGCCAGCAGCGCCTGCTGGAGATCGCCCGCGCGCTATGCGCCGACCCAGCCCTGCTGCTGCTCGACGAGCCCGCCGCCGGCCTGCGCCACAAAGAGAAGCAGGCCCTGGCCGCCGTGCTGCGCCAGCTGCGCGGCGAAGGCATGGGCATCCTGCTGGTGGAACACGACATGGGCCTGGTGATGGATGTCTGCGACCGGCTGGTGGTGATGGAATTTGGCACGCACCTGATGGAGGGCACGCCCGCCGAAGTGCAGCAAAGCCCCAAGGTTCGGGCGGCTTACCTGGGAACAGAACACTGA
- a CDS encoding GGDEF domain-containing protein — MGGAESRHFRPVRRAEPQEVRDPLTGLYLREHWEWLLQANFELTRSTGGTATLVAAELDHLRAVQDLRGQAATDQALRTFGHLLRTRLRSTDIRGCRGSGRFGILLPDTDLEGGRCAVERLHWMLDARPLLAGERLTVSFGVCAIGPDMEGIQSWLQRADELLQQARRSGGDCVRA, encoded by the coding sequence ATGGGCGGCGCTGAATCCCGCCACTTCAGGCCGGTCCGGCGTGCCGAGCCGCAAGAGGTCCGCGACCCACTGACCGGCCTCTACCTGCGCGAGCACTGGGAGTGGCTGCTGCAGGCCAACTTCGAGCTCACCCGCAGCACGGGCGGCACGGCCACGCTGGTCGCGGCCGAGCTGGACCACCTGCGCGCCGTTCAGGACCTGCGCGGCCAGGCCGCCACTGACCAGGCTCTGCGGACCTTCGGGCATCTGCTGCGCACACGGCTGCGCTCGACCGACATCCGGGGCTGTCGCGGCTCCGGCCGCTTCGGCATCCTGCTGCCCGATACCGACCTTGAAGGCGGCCGGTGCGCGGTCGAGCGGCTGCACTGGATGCTCGACGCCCGGCCACTACTGGCGGGCGAGCGCCTGACCGTGAGCTTCGGCGTCTGCGCGATAGGGCCGGACATGGAAGGCATTCAGTCCTGGCTGCAGCGGGCCGACGAACTGCTGCAGCAGGCCCGGCGCAGCGGCGGTGACTGTGTGCGGGCTTAG
- a CDS encoding FKBP-type peptidyl-prolyl cis-trans isomerase has product MAFTTTASGLQYEDTQIGEGAEATAGKQVSVHYTGWLYNDGTQGAKFDSSRDRNSAFQFSLGAGQVIKGWDEGVQGMKVGGQRTLIIPANLGYGARGAGGVIPPNATLKFDVELLG; this is encoded by the coding sequence ATGGCATTCACCACCACCGCCTCCGGCCTGCAGTACGAAGACACCCAGATCGGCGAAGGCGCCGAAGCCACTGCCGGCAAGCAGGTCAGCGTGCACTACACCGGCTGGCTCTACAACGACGGCACGCAAGGCGCCAAGTTCGACTCCAGCCGCGACCGCAACAGCGCATTCCAGTTCTCGCTGGGCGCCGGCCAGGTGATCAAGGGCTGGGACGAAGGCGTGCAAGGCATGAAGGTGGGCGGCCAGCGCACGCTGATCATCCCCGCCAACCTGGGCTACGGCGCACGCGGCGCCGGTGGCGTGATCCCGCCAAACGCCACGCTCAAGTTCGACGTGGAATTGCTCGGCTGA
- a CDS encoding MarR family transcriptional regulator → MPSSKKPLPPPSVDQVDTRHLQELAGYNVRRASLAIMDRFAHHMQQHDLKVASFSVLSLIAHNPGITSRQLCATLAIQPPNLVGIINDLDARGLLQRLPHPTDGRAVGLHLTDDGLDLEARAETTARTLEVEATQRLSTAERKTLIRLLQKIYV, encoded by the coding sequence ATGCCTTCTTCCAAAAAGCCTTTGCCCCCGCCATCCGTGGACCAGGTCGACACCCGGCACCTCCAGGAGTTGGCGGGCTACAACGTGCGGCGGGCCTCGCTGGCGATCATGGATCGCTTCGCCCACCACATGCAGCAGCACGACCTGAAGGTCGCCAGCTTCTCGGTGCTGTCGCTGATCGCGCACAACCCGGGCATCACCTCGCGCCAGCTCTGCGCCACGCTGGCGATCCAGCCGCCCAACCTGGTGGGCATCATCAACGACCTGGACGCGCGCGGCCTGCTGCAGCGCCTGCCGCATCCCACCGACGGCCGCGCCGTCGGCCTGCACCTGACCGATGACGGGCTCGACCTGGAAGCGCGGGCCGAGACCACGGCCCGCACGCTCGAGGTCGAGGCCACGCAGCGCCTGAGTACCGCCGAGCGCAAGACGCTGATCCGCCTGCTGCAGAAAATCTACGTTTAG
- a CDS encoding VC_2705 family sodium/solute symporter: MASDGGYSPAGTRRLHGIFIAYVGGVIAFLLLLGWAERQGLSRHWIGPVFLFVTVMVYAAIGIWGRTTDPEEYYVAGRRIPPMYNGMAAAADWMSAASFLSLAGALYLQGFSGSQGQAGGLAYLLGWTGGFCLVAMLIAPQLRAMGLYTVPDFFLVRYGGRWPRRIAALSAVLCSFTYLVAQIYGVGLIASRLTGVQFEIGIMLGLGGVLLCSFLGGMRAITWTQVAQYVVLLLAFLIPVSWLAYKQLGNPLAPLVYGTQLEKIGSLEDALRASPAEREVAALYLQRAQDYEARLRDVDGSLAAERERRQERLRLLRQGNADVGEVMAASRELSALPANADVARARWSRAMREDYERARPLGGLPPHLQAFAGDPDGSPAQREAFDISRRNFLALMFCLMVGTAGLPHLLTRYYTVPSVAAARSSVAWSLFFITLLYISAPALAVLVKFEVMQNLVGIRFDALPGWITQWTRLDSSLLAIEDINGDGLLQFGEIRLGADMIMLVTPELGGLPYVVSGLVAAGGLAAALSTADGLLLTISNALVRDMALQEIRRAPSPEQRVILTKFVLLGVAMLAAFVAALKSAEILSLVTASFSLAASAFVPAMVLGIFWRGASRAGAVAGMLAGLGTTLYYMLVHAPMLRGWFGLTGHGSLWWDIQPGLAGVFGVPVGLLVTWLASQVGPRDH, from the coding sequence ATGGCGTCGGACGGCGGCTATTCCCCGGCCGGCACACGGCGCCTGCACGGCATCTTCATCGCCTACGTTGGCGGCGTGATCGCCTTCCTGCTGTTGCTGGGCTGGGCCGAGCGGCAGGGCCTGTCGCGCCACTGGATCGGGCCGGTGTTCCTGTTCGTGACCGTCATGGTCTATGCGGCCATAGGCATCTGGGGCCGCACCACCGACCCGGAGGAATACTACGTGGCCGGCCGGCGCATCCCGCCCATGTACAACGGCATGGCCGCCGCCGCCGACTGGATGAGCGCAGCCTCGTTCCTGAGCCTGGCCGGCGCGCTGTATCTGCAGGGCTTCTCCGGCAGCCAGGGGCAGGCGGGTGGGCTGGCTTATTTGCTGGGCTGGACCGGCGGCTTTTGCCTGGTGGCGATGCTGATCGCGCCACAGCTGCGCGCTATGGGGCTCTATACCGTGCCCGACTTTTTCCTGGTGCGCTATGGCGGGCGCTGGCCGCGGCGCATTGCGGCGCTGTCGGCGGTGCTGTGTTCCTTCACCTACCTGGTGGCGCAGATCTACGGTGTGGGCCTGATCGCCTCGCGCCTGACCGGCGTGCAGTTCGAGATCGGCATCATGCTGGGCCTGGGCGGCGTGCTGCTGTGCTCGTTCTTGGGCGGCATGCGCGCCATCACCTGGACCCAGGTGGCGCAGTACGTGGTGCTGCTGCTGGCTTTCCTGATCCCGGTGTCGTGGCTGGCCTACAAGCAGTTGGGCAACCCGTTGGCGCCACTGGTCTATGGCACCCAACTGGAGAAGATCGGCAGCCTGGAAGACGCACTGCGCGCCTCGCCCGCCGAGCGCGAGGTGGCGGCGCTCTACCTGCAGCGCGCGCAAGACTACGAGGCCCGGCTGCGCGATGTCGATGGCTCGCTGGCGGCAGAGCGCGAGCGCCGTCAAGAGCGCCTGCGCCTGCTGCGCCAGGGCAATGCCGATGTGGGCGAGGTGATGGCCGCCAGCCGTGAATTGAGCGCGCTGCCAGCCAATGCCGATGTGGCGCGTGCCCGCTGGAGCCGCGCCATGCGCGAGGACTACGAGCGCGCCCGCCCGCTGGGCGGCCTGCCGCCGCACCTGCAGGCCTTTGCCGGTGACCCGGACGGCTCGCCCGCGCAGCGCGAGGCCTTCGACATTTCGCGGCGCAACTTCCTGGCGCTGATGTTCTGCCTGATGGTGGGCACGGCCGGCCTGCCGCATCTGCTGACGCGCTACTACACCGTGCCTTCGGTGGCGGCGGCGCGCAGCTCGGTGGCATGGTCGCTGTTCTTCATCACGCTGCTCTACATCAGTGCGCCGGCGCTGGCAGTGCTGGTGAAGTTTGAGGTCATGCAGAACCTGGTGGGCATACGCTTCGACGCGCTGCCGGGCTGGATCACGCAGTGGACGCGGCTGGATTCATCGCTGTTGGCCATCGAGGACATCAACGGCGACGGCCTGTTGCAGTTTGGCGAGATCCGCCTGGGCGCAGACATGATCATGCTCGTCACGCCCGAGCTGGGCGGCCTGCCTTATGTGGTGTCGGGGCTGGTGGCGGCCGGCGGCCTGGCGGCGGCGCTGTCCACCGCGGATGGCCTGCTGCTCACCATCAGCAATGCGCTGGTGCGCGACATGGCGCTGCAAGAGATACGTCGCGCGCCATCACCCGAGCAGCGCGTGATCCTGACCAAGTTCGTGCTGCTGGGCGTGGCCATGCTCGCGGCTTTTGTGGCGGCGCTGAAGTCGGCGGAGATCCTGTCGCTGGTGACGGCATCGTTCTCGCTGGCCGCATCGGCCTTTGTGCCGGCCATGGTGCTGGGCATCTTCTGGCGCGGCGCCAGCCGTGCCGGTGCGGTGGCCGGCATGCTGGCCGGGCTGGGCACCACGCTCTATTACATGCTGGTGCACGCGCCCATGCTGCGCGGCTGGTTCGGGCTGACCGGCCACGGCAGCTTGTGGTGGGACATTCAGCCCGGGCTGGCCGGCGTGTTCGGCGTGCCGGTGGGCCTGCTGGTAACCTGGCTCGCGAGCCAGGTCGGGCCGCGGGATCACTGA
- a CDS encoding tannase/feruloyl esterase family alpha/beta hydrolase, whose amino-acid sequence MFQHPIPRRRPAAWLAAAVLPVVALGACGGGSSGSSLPQLAAATPATLQSCADLASRFAYANTSITAATLVPAGTLQVAGKSIGEHCRLTGSMYNRVGPVDGQNYAIGFEMRLPRNWNGRFFYQANGGIDGSVVTATGGINGGGALDNALNMGFAVLSSDAGHVGSMGPFFGIDPQARLDYGYQAVGKLTPMAKSALQAAYGKGPDRSYIGGCSNGGRHTMVAASRYADQYDGFLVGDPGFRLPLAAIANIAGAQKYAALASTPGDLSTGFTTAERTLVSNAVLAKCDALDGVKDGLVQDVAACQTAFQLDRDVPTCSGARDGSCLSSAQKTSIASLFSGATTSAGAKIYTSFPYDAGLATTGWSTWKFNNPLVLDSGGVAVIWGVPPQTAATFNGPNFALTGNIDNMLSSVGATNSLYTESALSFMLPPNLSDLSALRNRGAKVMLYHGTSDPIFSSDDTAQWYDALRAANNGAANTFARYYPVPGMNHCSGGPATDQFDMLTPLVNWVEKGQAPEAVTASARGAGNAAAVNADVPASWSASRSRPLCPYPQVARYKGSGDVESAASFSCQ is encoded by the coding sequence ATGTTCCAGCACCCCATTCCACGCCGCCGGCCCGCCGCCTGGCTGGCTGCCGCCGTCCTGCCAGTGGTCGCGCTCGGCGCCTGCGGTGGCGGCAGCAGCGGCAGCTCACTGCCGCAGCTTGCCGCGGCCACCCCTGCCACGCTCCAGTCCTGCGCCGACCTGGCCAGCCGGTTTGCGTATGCCAACACCAGCATCACCGCGGCAACCCTGGTCCCTGCGGGCACGCTGCAGGTCGCTGGCAAGAGCATTGGCGAGCATTGCCGGCTCACCGGCAGCATGTACAACCGCGTGGGCCCGGTCGATGGGCAGAACTACGCCATTGGCTTTGAGATGCGCCTGCCGCGTAACTGGAACGGCCGCTTCTTCTACCAGGCCAATGGCGGCATCGATGGCAGCGTCGTCACCGCCACCGGCGGCATCAACGGCGGCGGCGCGCTGGACAACGCGCTGAACATGGGCTTTGCGGTGCTGAGCTCTGATGCCGGCCACGTCGGCTCCATGGGCCCCTTCTTCGGCATCGACCCGCAGGCCCGGCTCGACTACGGCTACCAGGCCGTGGGCAAGCTCACCCCCATGGCCAAGAGCGCGCTGCAGGCCGCCTACGGCAAGGGGCCGGACCGCTCCTATATCGGCGGCTGCTCCAACGGCGGGCGCCACACCATGGTCGCGGCCTCGCGCTACGCCGATCAGTACGACGGCTTCCTGGTCGGTGACCCGGGCTTTCGGCTGCCGCTGGCGGCCATCGCCAACATCGCAGGCGCGCAGAAGTACGCAGCGCTCGCCAGTACGCCGGGCGACCTGTCGACCGGCTTCACCACGGCCGAACGCACGCTGGTGTCCAACGCGGTGCTGGCCAAGTGCGACGCGCTCGACGGCGTCAAGGACGGCCTGGTCCAGGACGTGGCCGCCTGCCAGACCGCCTTCCAGCTCGACCGCGACGTGCCGACCTGCAGCGGCGCGCGTGATGGCAGTTGCCTGAGCTCGGCACAGAAAACCTCCATTGCCTCGCTGTTCAGCGGCGCGACCACCAGCGCCGGCGCAAAGATCTACACCAGCTTCCCGTATGACGCAGGCTTGGCCACGACCGGCTGGTCCACCTGGAAGTTCAACAACCCGCTGGTCCTGGACTCGGGCGGCGTGGCCGTGATCTGGGGTGTGCCGCCGCAAACCGCCGCCACCTTCAACGGCCCGAACTTCGCCCTGACCGGCAACATCGACAACATGCTGAGCAGCGTCGGCGCGACCAACAGCCTCTACACCGAGTCGGCCCTGTCCTTCATGCTCCCGCCCAACCTCAGCGACCTGTCGGCACTGCGCAACCGCGGCGCCAAGGTGATGCTCTACCACGGCACCAGTGACCCGATCTTCTCCAGCGACGACACCGCCCAGTGGTACGACGCGCTGCGCGCCGCCAACAACGGCGCAGCCAACACCTTTGCGCGCTACTACCCGGTGCCGGGCATGAACCACTGCTCGGGCGGCCCGGCCACCGACCAGTTCGACATGCTCACGCCCCTGGTCAACTGGGTCGAGAAAGGCCAGGCGCCAGAGGCCGTGACCGCCTCTGCGCGCGGTGCAGGCAACGCTGCCGCGGTGAATGCAGACGTGCCGGCCAGTTGGTCCGCCAGCCGCAGCCGACCGCTCTGCCCCTATCCGCAAGTGGCGCGCTACAAGGGCAGTGGTGACGTAGAGAGCGCCGCCAGCTTCAGCTGCCAATAA
- a CDS encoding helix-turn-helix domain-containing protein codes for MSSKENASIYQLFDLLESRYAMRVLWALKDGHHQTFRLLQDSVGGITPNTLNTRLKELREAGLVLHGGDGYATTEAGKDLLKRLSDLHAFAGRWVQTLPKKA; via the coding sequence ATGAGCTCCAAAGAAAACGCATCCATCTACCAGCTGTTCGACCTGCTCGAATCGCGCTACGCGATGCGCGTGCTCTGGGCCCTGAAAGACGGCCACCACCAAACCTTCCGCCTGCTGCAAGACAGCGTGGGCGGCATCACGCCCAACACGCTCAACACGCGCCTGAAAGAGCTGCGCGAAGCCGGTCTGGTACTGCACGGCGGTGACGGCTACGCCACCACCGAAGCCGGCAAGGACCTGCTCAAGCGCCTGAGCGACCTGCACGCGTTTGCCGGCCGCTGGGTGCAGACCCTGCCCAAGAAGGCCTGA
- a CDS encoding sodium/substrate symporter small subunit, whose translation MAFPAFPPAPPIEGAPPVPAMVNLPPPGHWRLRAVLLLVWGAVSFGVCYHARALQFNVNGWPFGYWMAAQGALLVFIAVVVVYATVLNRAERRAAAARAS comes from the coding sequence ATGGCCTTTCCTGCATTCCCGCCTGCGCCACCGATAGAGGGGGCGCCACCCGTGCCCGCCATGGTCAATCTGCCGCCGCCCGGCCATTGGCGCCTGCGGGCCGTGCTGTTGCTGGTCTGGGGCGCGGTGTCTTTCGGTGTTTGCTACCACGCGCGGGCGCTGCAGTTCAACGTCAATGGCTGGCCCTTCGGCTACTGGATGGCGGCGCAGGGCGCCTTGCTGGTCTTCATCGCGGTGGTCGTGGTCTATGCCACGGTACTGAACCGCGCCGAGCGCCGGGCCGCTGCGGCAAGGGCTTCCTGA
- a CDS encoding ABC transporter ATP-binding protein — translation MATTTTSTPLLRVRGLRGGYGRAEVLHGIDLDAARGSVVTVIGPNGAGKSTFLNTLMGVQPGTGTLEYEGRPIGALPLEERVMLGIALVPEKRELFGSMPVEDNLLLGGFRQRRLGNRQWRSQLDEVYALFPRLKERRAQLAGTLSGGERQMLAVGRALMSRPQLLMLDEPSLGLAPLVIKEIFRTIETLRQSGVTILLVEQNARAALEVADQGYVLEMGEIGLHGPARELATDPRVIDTYLGAARPAA, via the coding sequence ATGGCCACGACGACGACATCCACCCCACTGCTGCGCGTGCGCGGCCTGCGCGGCGGCTATGGCCGCGCCGAGGTGCTGCACGGCATCGACCTGGACGCCGCGCGCGGCAGCGTGGTGACCGTGATCGGCCCCAATGGCGCGGGCAAATCCACCTTCCTCAACACGCTGATGGGCGTGCAGCCCGGCACCGGCACGCTCGAATACGAAGGCCGCCCCATCGGCGCGCTGCCGCTGGAAGAGCGCGTGATGCTGGGCATTGCCCTGGTGCCCGAGAAACGCGAGCTGTTCGGCAGCATGCCGGTGGAAGACAACCTGCTACTCGGCGGCTTTCGCCAGCGGCGCCTGGGCAACCGGCAGTGGCGCAGCCAGCTCGACGAGGTCTATGCGCTATTCCCGCGCCTGAAAGAGCGCCGCGCACAGCTTGCCGGCACGCTCTCGGGCGGCGAGCGCCAGATGCTGGCCGTGGGCCGCGCGCTGATGTCGCGCCCGCAACTGCTCATGCTGGACGAGCCCAGCCTGGGCCTGGCGCCGCTGGTGATCAAGGAGATCTTCCGCACCATAGAGACCCTGCGCCAGTCCGGCGTCACCATCCTGCTGGTCGAGCAAAACGCCCGCGCCGCGCTGGAGGTGGCCGACCAGGGCTATGTGCTGGAGATGGGTGAGATCGGCCTGCACGGCCCCGCGCGCGAGCTGGCCACCGACCCGCGCGTGATCGACACCTACCTGGGCGCTGCGCGGCCCGCGGCCTGA
- a CDS encoding MarR family winged helix-turn-helix transcriptional regulator — protein sequence MASQKNVQDAHISTQLRVLHGALLTIVGEMNRPQRDEAMVREAGISLDRALFPLLVGVERLGPIGVVELADRVGRDYTTVSRQVAKLESLGLVLRQEGAEDRRVREAIVTAKGKAMTDAVDAARERIGRAIFANWEPQDVAELVRLLQKFAADIESGAPR from the coding sequence ATGGCATCCCAAAAAAATGTGCAAGATGCACATATATCCACGCAATTAAGAGTCCTGCACGGCGCCTTGCTCACCATCGTGGGCGAAATGAACCGCCCCCAGCGCGACGAGGCGATGGTGCGGGAGGCGGGCATTTCGCTGGACCGCGCCTTGTTTCCGCTGCTGGTGGGGGTAGAGCGGCTCGGGCCGATCGGAGTGGTGGAGCTGGCCGACCGTGTCGGGCGCGACTACACGACGGTCAGCCGGCAAGTGGCAAAGCTCGAAAGCCTGGGCCTGGTGCTGCGCCAGGAAGGCGCCGAAGACCGCCGAGTGCGAGAAGCCATCGTGACGGCCAAGGGCAAGGCCATGACCGATGCCGTGGACGCCGCGCGGGAGCGCATCGGGCGGGCCATATTCGCAAACTGGGAGCCGCAGGACGTTGCCGAGCTGGTGCGGCTGCTGCAGAAATTTGCGGCAGATATCGAAAGTGGTGCGCCGCGCTGA
- a CDS encoding FAD-dependent oxidoreductase, with protein MTKHLSVDVLICGAGAAGLTLAIDLARRGLSFRLIEKMDGPFRGSRGKGIQPRTQEVFEDLGILDRVVAAGGLYPPQREYRADGSYAESLVMEHEPATPAEPYHLPLMVPQFLTEGVMRERLTELGQRPAFSCELIGFEQDQDGVTARLTGPAGEETIRARYLVGADGGRSFVRHALDVGFPGKTLGMRAVVADVVLSGLGREAWHRFNAAGMDTQVALCPLAGTELFQLQAAIPLEGDVDLSAAGLSAMVAERTGRNDIRIQSVSWASAFHMNARLAERYRVGRVLLVGDAAHTHPPTGGQGLNTSVQDAYNLGWKLAAVAGGASDTLLDSYEAERRPVAAGMLGLATKLLDAAKRGDMRRGREVHQLDIGYPGSPLALEQPARTQGLLAGDRAPDAPIMGAAGQPTRLFELFKGSHWTLLGYEAQSPAVPARPGLHIHTVGAHGDLRDEGGHFHQAYALRPGDGVLVRPDGYIGAIVAASDAEALERYLGAVGLGA; from the coding sequence ATGACAAAGCATCTTTCAGTCGACGTCCTGATCTGCGGCGCTGGCGCGGCCGGCCTCACGCTTGCAATCGACCTGGCGCGGCGAGGCCTGTCCTTTCGCCTGATCGAGAAAATGGACGGGCCTTTCCGCGGCTCGCGCGGCAAGGGCATACAGCCGCGCACGCAGGAAGTCTTCGAGGATCTGGGCATCCTCGACCGGGTCGTCGCGGCTGGCGGCCTGTATCCACCCCAGCGGGAATACCGCGCCGACGGCAGCTATGCCGAGTCGCTAGTCATGGAGCATGAGCCCGCGACGCCCGCCGAGCCCTATCACCTGCCACTGATGGTGCCGCAGTTCCTGACCGAGGGCGTGATGCGCGAGCGCCTGACCGAATTGGGGCAGCGGCCGGCGTTCAGCTGCGAGCTGATCGGCTTCGAGCAGGACCAGGACGGCGTGACGGCGCGGCTGACCGGCCCGGCAGGCGAGGAAACCATTCGCGCGCGCTATCTGGTCGGCGCCGATGGCGGGCGCAGCTTCGTGCGGCATGCGCTGGACGTCGGCTTTCCGGGCAAGACGCTGGGCATGCGCGCGGTGGTAGCCGATGTCGTGCTGAGCGGACTGGGACGAGAGGCCTGGCACCGATTCAACGCAGCGGGGATGGACACGCAGGTAGCGCTGTGCCCGCTCGCCGGCACCGAGCTGTTCCAGCTGCAGGCCGCCATCCCGCTGGAAGGCGATGTCGATCTCTCCGCCGCAGGGCTGAGCGCCATGGTGGCCGAGCGCACCGGCCGCAATGACATCCGCATCCAATCGGTCTCCTGGGCCTCGGCCTTCCACATGAACGCGCGCCTGGCCGAGCGCTACCGCGTCGGCCGCGTGCTGCTGGTGGGCGACGCCGCACACACCCATCCGCCAACCGGCGGCCAGGGGCTCAATACCAGCGTCCAGGACGCCTACAACCTCGGCTGGAAGCTGGCGGCGGTGGCCGGCGGCGCATCCGACACCTTGCTCGACAGCTACGAGGCGGAGCGCCGCCCCGTCGCGGCCGGCATGCTCGGCCTTGCCACCAAGCTGCTCGATGCCGCCAAGCGCGGCGATATGCGGCGCGGGCGCGAGGTCCACCAGCTCGACATTGGCTACCCCGGATCCCCATTGGCACTGGAGCAACCCGCCCGTACCCAGGGCCTGCTCGCGGGCGACCGGGCGCCGGACGCTCCCATCATGGGCGCCGCCGGCCAGCCGACGCGCCTGTTCGAGCTGTTCAAGGGCTCGCACTGGACCTTGCTGGGCTACGAGGCGCAAAGCCCCGCCGTGCCAGCGCGGCCAGGCCTGCACATCCACACTGTTGGCGCACACGGCGATCTGCGCGACGAAGGCGGCCACTTCCACCAAGCCTATGCCCTGAGGCCCGGTGATGGGGTACTGGTGCGCCCGGACGGCTACATCGGCGCGATCGTGGCGGCCAGCGATGCCGAGGCGCTGGAGCGCTATCTGGGCGCGGTGGGCCTTGGCGCATAA